A DNA window from Drosophila pseudoobscura strain MV-25-SWS-2005 chromosome 2, UCI_Dpse_MV25, whole genome shotgun sequence contains the following coding sequences:
- the LOC117183310 gene encoding uncharacterized protein, which produces MSMAIVQVSLFVFLCFLAGSMAQDQARSPSTSPSTPTVPTSSSDDKLDVDFEDDDDPESGSSAKEAPMGTVPTSELTTLPTTTVSTKIPTNAVLSTTTPPKAILTKTISDETRTNQSEEAKLLALFAKNTAALNQSVILLSDILALNRNITWSLEKQKEFVPVIRYAEGLVLNATRNSFFRKAELLRSFVKAIRKIDGDASHIVDDVAYMLQLKNETKEKISSCSGKIGDIQSKMIRSSKGFDQKLNRLRQIIQQSIKPKVLNLNLTAGSINSSQVNSLAELENLPIVRKNSKSSVVQLASLEYQLAILNQTQKRSVDSLREGVQKWAPTNLSSINDQLQSLIISQKRTELDLALCDGDSSKKYHASSADEEVVYGTIVSDGFFDTRELNHQLTSNAASERYVQAGVSPKMSWYNVAQAQTGGIN; this is translated from the exons ATGAGTATGGCCATTGTTCAAGtatctttgtttgtttttttgtgctttctGGCTGGATCGATGGCGCAGGATCAAGCAAGAAGTCCATCCACGTCCCCCTCGACCCCGACTGTTCCCACTTCCTCCTCCGACGATAAGCTCGATGTGGACTTTGAAGACGATGATGACCCCGAGAGTGGTTCTTCTGCAAAAGAAGCCCCAATG GGAACTGTTCCTACTTCTGAGCTTACAACTCTTCCCACTACAACAGTTTCCACCAAAATACCAACCAATGCTGTTCTCAGCACAACTACTCCCCCTAAAGCTATACTAACCAAAACTATTTCCGATGAAACAAGAACCAATCAATCGGAAGAAGctaaacttttggcacttttcGCTAAGAACACCGCTGCCCTTAACCAATCAGTGATATTGCTCAGCGATATCCTTGCCCTTAACAGAAACATCACTTGGAGTcttgaaaaacaaaaggaattTGTACCCGTGATACGCTATGCCGAAGGACTCGTGCTCAATGCCACAAGAAATTCTTTCTTCAGGAAGGCTGAGCTCCTTCGTAGCTTTGTCAAGGCCATCCGCAAGATTGATGGGGATGCAAGTCATATAGTCGATGACGTTGCCTATATGCTCCAATTGAAGAATGAGACCAAGGAAAAAATCAGCAGTTGTTCTGGGAAAATTGGGGATATTCAGAGCAAGATGATCCGCAGCTCAAAGGGATTCGATCAGAAGCTAAATCGTTTGCGCCAAATTATTCAGCAGAGTATCAAACCCAAGGTTCTGAACCTCAATCTAACAGCCGGCAGCATTAACAGCTCCCAAGTCAACTCTTTGGCTGAACTGGAGAATCTCCCTATCGTGAGGAAGAACAGCAAGAGCAGCGTAGTGCAGTTAGCATCCCTGGAATACCAATTGGCCATCCTCAACCAAACCCAGAAGAGGAGTGTGGATAGTCTGAGAGAAGGTGTCCAGAAGTGGGCTCCTACCAACCTCAGTTCGATCAACGATCAGCTTCAATCACTGATCATCTCCCAAAAACGCACGGAACTGGATTTGGCTCTATGCGATGGGGACTCATCGAAGAAGTATCACGCTAGTTCAGCAGATGAGGAAGTGGTATACGGAACTATTGTCTCCGATGGCTTCTTTGATACTCGAGAACTAAATCATCAGCTGACATCGAATGCTGCATCCGAAAGATACGTCCAAGCGGGTGTGTCACCCAAAATGTCATGGTATAATGTGGCCCAAGCCCAAACGGGTGGAATAAATTAA
- the LOC6897669 gene encoding uncharacterized protein, translating into MPLDQVISELVRSNCLSVVLVKSLDLFKPGTITSDKENEEVIKNIDISPSSIFWIEKNTQHRILVGEYFDFENVHEARGLIDCIFLNLKLCETNFECLMSRTVRVEIKGLRINLVANKPFSLHCSNCAKELSQMRAYRLVAPLPGIAMRVPRDFWDNFEMTKIAHFDQIYYGLNQIVMSANHIKFDTEMIYCPSRRRVLCPGCSRVLGTFLSNAVCLHADALRMGTRVSPAAPLDFNELLGHITPTQLMLRLLKNVDKSRLFLKTVRPDGQIHYLLMMTESKKLTFLRSKLSLSSKLDPKPVNFPDADTSSEWENSMESSSDGIENDDSMNSSSSISIDKDSPNTVDLSSFTPRPPRKMFGKHDGRETERTASTPNKPINYVYLTPYNGCRVQYIFASNDSELRDIQNTVDNWRDNNMRSLRISYSMMIDLVSELNANEHIEAALQNSKPPFRSQPHRCSHIIFETDEEFYATQQQLDEVRVQPTPDENSEINEIIDSDSK; encoded by the coding sequence ATGCCGCTGGATCAGGTAATATCAGAGCTTGTGCGCAGCAATTGCCTCAGTGTGGTGTTGGTGAAATCATTGGACTTGTTCAAGCCGGGCACAATCACCAGCGACAAGGAGAATGAGGAGGTCATcaaaaatattgatattaGTCCCAGTTCAATATTCTGGATCGAGAAAAACACCCAGCACCGCATCCTAGTGGGAGAATACTTCGATTTTGAGAATGTTCATGAGGCCAGAGGACTCATAGACTGCATTTTTCTAAACCTGAAGCTGTGCGAAACAAATTTTGAGTGTCTGATGAGCCGAACGGTAAGGGTGGAGATCAAGGGTTTGCGCATTAACCTGGTCGCCAACAAGCCCTTTTCGCTGCACTGCAGCAACTGTGCCAAAGAACTGAGTCAGATGCGAGCATACCGTCTCGTTGCTCCGCTGCCCGGAATCGCCATGAGAGTGCCACGCGACTTCTGGGATAACTTTGAGATGACGAAAATTGCACACTTCGACCAGATTTACTACGGCCTCAATCAGATTGTGATGTCTGCCAATCACATAAAATTCGACACTGAAATGATCTACTGCCCTAGTCGTCGTCGGGTATTGTGCCCCGGTTGCTCCAGGGTGTTGGGCACTTTCCTATCGAATGCCGTGTGCCTCCATGCGGATGCCCTGCGCATGGGTACTCGTGTGTCCCCTGCAGCTCCACTGGATTTCAACGAGCTTCTTGGCCACATCACGCCCACACAGCTGATGTTGCGACTGTTGAAAAATGTCGACAAATCACGCCTGTTTCTGAAGACTGTGCGCCCCGATGGCCAGATTCATTACCTTCTTATGATGACGGAATCGAAGAAATTAACGTTTCTGCGCTCGAAACTATCGCTTTCTAGTAAGCTCGATCCGAAACCAGTCAATTTCCCGGATGCGGACACCAGTAGCGAGTGGGAAAACAGTATggagagcagcagcgacggcaTAGAGAACGATGATAGTatgaacagcagcagctctatCTCCATTGATAAAGATTCACCGAATACCGTGGATCTCTCCAGCTTCACGCCCCGACCACCACGGAAGATGTTTGGGAAACACGATGGTCGCGAAACTGAACGCACCGCCTCCACACCGAATAAGCCCATTAACTATGTGTATCTGACTCCCTATAATGGCTGCCGTGTTCAATATATCTTCGCCAGCAATGATTCAGAGCTACGCGATATTCAAAATACCGTCGACAACTGGCGCGACAATAATATGCGCTCCCTGCGTATCTCTTACTCGATGATGATCGACCTGGTCAGCGAACTGAATGCCAACGAACACATTGAGGCCGCACTGCAGAATTCGAAGCCGCCCTTCCGCTCCCAACCGCACCGCTGCAGTCACATAATATTCGAGACCGACGAGGAGTTCTATGCCACACAGCAGCAACTGGATGAGGTCCGAGTCCAACCCACTCCGGATGAGAATTCTGAAATCAATGAAATAATAGATTCTGATTCTAAGTAA